From the Prunus dulcis chromosome 4, ALMONDv2, whole genome shotgun sequence genome, one window contains:
- the LOC117625118 gene encoding photosystem I reaction center subunit psaK, chloroplastic: MAAATVTTSLPQFNGLKSKVSYANVQSLAAVQPMRRKGQGALGARCDFIGSPTNLIMVTTTTLMLFAGRFGLAPSANRKATAGLKLETRDSGLQTGDPAGFTLADTLACGSVGHIIGVGVVLGLKNIGSL, encoded by the exons ATGGCAGCAGCAACTGTGACCACTTCTCTCCCCCAGTTCAATGGGCTAAAATCCAAAGTCTCATATGCAAATGTACAAAGCCTG GCAGCAGTTCAACCAATGAGGCGCAAGGGCCAGGGTGCTTTGGGAGCTCGCTGTGATTTCATTGGCTCACCCACCAATTTG ATAATGGTGACTACTACAACCCTAATGCTATTTGCTGGGAGGTTTGGGTTGGCCCCATCTGCAAACAGGAAGGCAACAGCAGGGTTGAAGCTTGAGACCAGGGACTCTGGGCTGCAGACCGGTGACCCAGCTGGGTTCACTCTTGCTGATACCTTGGCTTGTGGCAGTGTGGGTCACATTATTGGGGTTGGGGTTGTTCTTGGCCTTAAGAATATTGGTTCcctgtaa
- the LOC117624955 gene encoding glucan endo-1,3-beta-glucosidase 13-like isoform X2, which translates to MRKNIWVLVLQCLLLLGCYLVSTMELAVEEKADGAIPVTTMSPPEGNTTFLDGTTWCVALPGVSQVDLQNALDWACGLGMANCKAIQEGGACYEPDTLLSHASFAFNDYYQQNGNSDIACNFGGTAAVTKHNPSYGKCVFAAAGRLCSTSIVQA; encoded by the exons ATGAGAAAGAACATATGGGTTTTGGTTCTGCAGTGCTTGTTGCTCCTGGGATGCTATCTGG TTTCGACAATGGAACTTGCGGTGGAAGAGAAGGCGGATGGAGCAATCCCAGTAACCACAATGTCACCACCAGAAGGGAACACAACATTCCTTGATGGCACAACATGGTGTGTGGCCCTTCCCGGGGTTTCCCAAGTTGATTTGCAGAATGCATTAGACTGGGCCTGTGGATTGGGAATGGCAAACTGCAAGGCAATCCAAGAAGGCGGAGCCTGTTATGAACCGGATACTCTCTTGTCTCATGCCTCCTTTGCTTTCAATGATTACTATCAACAGAATGGGAATTCTGATATAGCTTGCAACTTTGGAGGAACTGCTGCAGTCACCAAACATAACCCGA GTTATGGAAAATGTGTCTTTGCTGCAGCTGG TAGGCTCTGCAGCACCTCCATTGTACAAGCTTAA
- the LOC117624955 gene encoding glucan endo-1,3-beta-glucosidase 13-like isoform X1, with amino-acid sequence MRKNIWVLVLQCLLLLGCYLVSTMELAVEEKADGAIPVTTMSPPEGNTTFLDGTTWCVALPGVSQVDLQNALDWACGLGMANCKAIQEGGACYEPDTLLSHASFAFNDYYQQNGNSDIACNFGGTAAVTKHNPSYGKCVFAAAGSVGSAAPPLYKLNPSSVWWQLACLLLPLYLGS; translated from the exons ATGAGAAAGAACATATGGGTTTTGGTTCTGCAGTGCTTGTTGCTCCTGGGATGCTATCTGG TTTCGACAATGGAACTTGCGGTGGAAGAGAAGGCGGATGGAGCAATCCCAGTAACCACAATGTCACCACCAGAAGGGAACACAACATTCCTTGATGGCACAACATGGTGTGTGGCCCTTCCCGGGGTTTCCCAAGTTGATTTGCAGAATGCATTAGACTGGGCCTGTGGATTGGGAATGGCAAACTGCAAGGCAATCCAAGAAGGCGGAGCCTGTTATGAACCGGATACTCTCTTGTCTCATGCCTCCTTTGCTTTCAATGATTACTATCAACAGAATGGGAATTCTGATATAGCTTGCAACTTTGGAGGAACTGCTGCAGTCACCAAACATAACCCGA GTTATGGAAAATGTGTCTTTGCTGCAGCTGG ATCAGTAGGCTCTGCAGCACCTCCATTGTACAAGCTTAATCCGAGCTCTGTTTGGTGGCAACTTGCTTGCCTTTTATTGCCTTTGTATCTAGGAAGCTGA